One window of the Shewanella cyperi genome contains the following:
- the eno gene encoding phosphopyruvate hydratase has translation MAKIINVIGREIMDSRGNPTVEAEVHLEGGFIGMAAAPSGASTGSREALELRDGDKSRYLGKGVLTAVANVNGPIREALLGKDATAQAELDGIMIALDGTENKDKLGANAILAVSLAAAKAAAAFKGMPLYAHIAELNGTPGQYSMPVPMMNILNGGEHADNNVDIQEFMVQPVGAKNFREALRMGAEIFHNLKKVLQSKGLNTAVGDEGGFAPNLASNADALAVIKEAVEAAGYKLGTDVTLALDCAASEFYKNGQYDLAGEGKVFSSNGFSDFLKSLTEQYPIVSIEDGLDESDWDGWAYQTQILGDKVQLVGDDLFVTNTKILSRGIEQGVANSILIKFNQIGSLTETLAAIRMAKEAGYTAVISHRSGETEDATIADLAVGTAAGQIKTGSLCRSDRVAKYNQLLRIEEQLGEKAPYRGLKEIKSQA, from the coding sequence ATGGCTAAGATTATCAACGTGATTGGTCGTGAAATCATGGATTCACGCGGTAACCCCACTGTGGAAGCCGAAGTGCATCTGGAAGGCGGTTTCATCGGCATGGCAGCAGCTCCATCGGGCGCATCTACCGGCAGCCGTGAAGCGCTGGAACTACGTGATGGCGACAAGAGCCGCTATCTGGGCAAGGGCGTGCTGACTGCCGTTGCCAACGTTAACGGCCCTATCCGTGAAGCCCTGCTGGGCAAAGATGCCACCGCTCAAGCCGAGCTGGACGGCATCATGATCGCTCTGGACGGTACCGAGAACAAAGACAAGCTGGGTGCCAACGCCATCCTGGCCGTGTCTCTGGCCGCCGCCAAGGCCGCCGCTGCCTTCAAGGGTATGCCTCTGTACGCTCACATCGCTGAACTGAACGGCACTCCCGGCCAGTACAGCATGCCAGTACCCATGATGAACATACTCAACGGTGGTGAGCACGCCGACAACAACGTCGATATTCAGGAATTCATGGTGCAACCCGTGGGTGCCAAGAACTTCCGTGAAGCCCTGCGTATGGGTGCCGAAATCTTCCACAACCTGAAGAAAGTGCTGCAGTCCAAGGGACTGAACACAGCTGTGGGTGACGAAGGTGGTTTTGCCCCCAACCTGGCCTCCAACGCCGATGCTCTGGCCGTGATCAAGGAAGCCGTTGAGGCTGCCGGTTACAAGCTGGGCACTGACGTGACCCTGGCCCTGGACTGCGCCGCTTCCGAGTTCTACAAGAACGGTCAATACGATCTGGCCGGTGAAGGCAAGGTATTCAGCTCCAACGGTTTCTCTGACTTCCTCAAGTCGCTGACCGAGCAATACCCCATTGTTTCAATCGAAGACGGTTTGGATGAATCCGATTGGGACGGTTGGGCGTACCAGACTCAAATCCTCGGCGACAAGGTGCAGCTGGTGGGTGACGATCTGTTCGTAACCAACACCAAGATCCTGAGCCGCGGTATCGAGCAGGGCGTAGCCAACTCAATCCTGATCAAGTTCAACCAGATTGGTTCGCTGACCGAAACCCTGGCCGCCATCCGTATGGCCAAGGAAGCCGGTTACACAGCAGTGATTTCTCACCGCTCAGGCGAAACCGAAGATGCCACCATCGCCGATCTGGCCGTGGGTACCGCTGCAGGTCAAATCAAGACAGGTTCTCTGTGCCGTTCCGACCGGGTTGCCAAGTACAACCAGCTGCTGCGTATCGAAGAGCAACTGGGTGAAAAGGCGCCTTACCGTGGTCTGAAGGAAATCAAAAGTCAGGCATAA
- a CDS encoding CTP synthase gives MTTRYIFVTGGVVSSLGKGIAAASLAAILEARGLNVTIMKLDPYINVDPGTMSPTQHGEVFVTEDGAETDLDLGHYERFIRTKMNRRNNFTTGRIYEEVLRKERRGDYLGATIQVIPHITNAIKEKVLAGGEGHDVAIVEIGGTVGDIESLPFLESIRQLAVELGRDRSLFMHLTLVPFLGAAGEVKTKPTQHSVKELRSIGIAPDVLICRGDRAIPANEKAKISLFCNVEERAVISLKDVDSIYKIPALLRSQGLDELVCKRFHLECPEADLSEWENVIYQEANPNGDVTIGMVGKYIELPDAYKSVNEALKHAGLKNRLTVNIKYIDSQTVEAKGDEVLEGLDGILVPGGFGERGVEGKILAAKYAREHKLPYFGICLGMQVALIEFARNVAGLTDAHSTEFNKQTPYPVVGLITEWIDKEGNIEQRDEASDLGGTMRLGAQLCHLKEGTKAALAYKGSSCIERHRHRYEVNNNYVERLEQAGLVFSGLSSDRKLVEMIELADHPWFVAGQFHPEFTSTPRDGHPLFEGFVAAASAYQKRNLS, from the coding sequence ATGACGACAAGGTATATCTTCGTGACTGGCGGCGTGGTTTCGTCGCTGGGTAAAGGCATTGCAGCAGCATCACTGGCAGCTATCCTCGAGGCACGGGGCCTCAACGTGACCATCATGAAGCTGGATCCTTACATTAACGTCGATCCGGGTACCATGAGCCCAACTCAGCATGGTGAGGTCTTTGTGACCGAGGACGGCGCAGAAACCGATCTGGACCTGGGCCACTACGAGCGTTTCATCCGTACCAAGATGAATCGCCGCAACAACTTCACCACCGGACGTATTTACGAAGAAGTATTGCGTAAAGAGCGTCGCGGTGATTATTTGGGTGCCACCATTCAGGTGATCCCGCACATTACCAACGCCATCAAGGAAAAAGTGCTGGCCGGCGGCGAAGGTCACGATGTGGCCATAGTCGAAATCGGTGGCACAGTGGGTGATATCGAATCCCTGCCGTTCCTCGAGTCCATCCGTCAGTTGGCGGTGGAACTGGGCCGTGACCGCAGCCTGTTCATGCACCTGACCCTGGTGCCTTTCCTCGGCGCTGCCGGCGAAGTGAAAACCAAGCCGACCCAACACTCGGTGAAGGAGCTGCGCTCCATTGGTATAGCGCCTGACGTGCTGATTTGCCGTGGCGACCGCGCCATCCCAGCCAATGAAAAGGCCAAGATTTCCCTGTTCTGTAACGTGGAAGAGCGTGCGGTTATCTCCCTGAAGGACGTGGACTCAATCTACAAGATCCCGGCGCTGCTGCGTTCACAGGGTCTGGATGAACTGGTTTGCAAGCGTTTTCACCTGGAATGCCCCGAGGCCGATCTGTCCGAGTGGGAAAACGTGATTTATCAGGAAGCCAATCCCAATGGCGATGTCACCATAGGTATGGTCGGCAAGTACATTGAGCTGCCTGATGCCTACAAGTCGGTGAACGAAGCGCTGAAACACGCGGGTCTGAAGAACCGCCTGACGGTAAACATCAAGTACATCGATTCACAAACCGTTGAGGCCAAGGGCGATGAAGTGCTCGAAGGTCTGGACGGCATCCTGGTTCCCGGTGGTTTCGGTGAGCGCGGCGTGGAAGGCAAGATCCTGGCCGCCAAGTATGCCCGTGAGCACAAGCTGCCTTACTTCGGTATCTGCCTTGGTATGCAGGTGGCACTGATTGAGTTCGCCCGTAACGTGGCCGGCCTCACAGATGCGCACTCTACCGAGTTCAACAAGCAAACGCCTTATCCGGTTGTGGGTCTCATCACAGAATGGATCGATAAAGAAGGTAATATTGAGCAGCGTGATGAAGCCTCGGATCTGGGCGGTACCATGCGTCTGGGTGCGCAGCTGTGCCATCTCAAGGAAGGCACCAAGGCAGCACTGGCTTATAAGGGCAGCAGCTGTATCGAGCGTCATCGTCACCGCTATGAAGTAAACAACAATTACGTGGAACGACTGGAACAGGCTGGTCTGGTATTCAGTGGCCTGTCATCTGACCGCAAGCTGGTGGAGATGATCGAACTTGCCGATCATCCTTGGTTTGTGGCCGGTCAGTTCCATCCGGAGTTTACCTCCACGCCCCGTGACGGCCATCCGCTGTTCGAAGGCTTTGTGGCGGCAGCCAGTGCGTATCAGAAACGCAACCTGAGCTAA
- the ftsB gene encoding cell division protein FtsB produces the protein MKRFILVLTLLLGMLQYRLWWGENSLPEYFSLQEQIHSQQTSNAKLLERNQVLKEEIIDLRSGTEALEERARNELGMVKEGETFFRVVGNDVKSFKQ, from the coding sequence ATGAAGCGATTTATTCTGGTGTTAACCCTGCTCTTGGGTATGTTGCAGTATCGCCTTTGGTGGGGCGAAAACAGCCTGCCCGAATATTTCAGTTTGCAGGAGCAGATCCACAGCCAGCAGACCAGCAATGCCAAACTGCTGGAGCGCAATCAGGTGCTCAAGGAGGAGATCATCGATCTTCGCAGTGGCACCGAGGCCCTGGAAGAGAGGGCCCGCAACGAGCTGGGCATGGTCAAGGAGGGGGAAACCTTCTTCCGTGTGGTCGGCAATGATGTCAAAAGTTTCAAGCAGTAA